A single window of Sphaerodactylus townsendi isolate TG3544 linkage group LG05, MPM_Stown_v2.3, whole genome shotgun sequence DNA harbors:
- the JUN gene encoding transcription factor Jun yields the protein MTAKMEPTFYDDAINATFVQPESGTYGYNNPKVLKQNMTLNLADPASNLKPHLRNKNADILTSPDVGLLKLASPELERLIIQSGNGLITTTPTPTQFLCPKNVTDEQEGFAEGFVRALAELHNQNTMPSVTSAAQPVNTGMAPVSSMAGNSGFSASLHSEPPVYANLSNFNPNTLNAAPNYNSNNLGYPPQHLNPQMPVQHPRLQALKEEPQTVPEMPGETPPLSPIDMESQERIKAERKRMRNRIAASKCRKRKLERIARLEEKVKTLKAQNSELASTANMLREQVAQLKQKVMNHVNSGCQLMLTQQLQTF from the coding sequence ATGACTGCAAAGATGGAACCTACTTTCTATGATGATGCCATAAATGCTACCTTTGTACAGCCAGAAAGTGGTACTTATGGATATAACAATCCCAAAGTTCTGAAGCAGAATATGACTCTGAATCTGGCTGATCCCGCCAGTAACCTCAAGCCCCACCTGAGGAACAAGAATGCTGACATCTTGACCTCTCCAGATGTAGGCCTCCTCAAGCTGGCATCTCCTGAACTAGAAAGGCTGATCATCCAGTCGGGCAATGGCCTGATTACCACCACTCCTACCCCCACCCAATTCCTCTGTCCCAAAAATGTCACTGATGAACAAGAAGGGTTTGCTGAAGGCTTTGTCAGAGCACTTGCAGAACTACACAACCAAAACACCATGCCAAGTGTTACTTCTGCTGCCCAGCCTGTTAACACCGGCATGGCTCCTGTCTCATCTATGGCTGGAAACAGTGGTTTCAGTGCCAGTTTGCACAGCGAGCCTCCAGTCTATGCCAACCTCAGCAATTTCAACCCGAATACGCTCAACGCAGCACCTAACTACAATTCAAACAACCTGGGCTATCCTCCTCAGCATCTAAACCCCCAGATGCCAGTGCAGCATCCCCGCCTTCAAGCTCTGAAAGAAGAGCCTCAGACTGTCCCAGAGATGCCTGGGGAGACTCCTCCCTTGTCCCCTATTGACATGGAATCCCAGGAAAGGATCAAGGCAGAGAGGAAGCGCATGAGGAACCGAATTGCAGCCTCCAAGTGCCGGAAAAGGAAGTTGGAACGGATTGCCAGGTTGGAAGAAAAAGTGAAAACTTTGAAAGCGCAAAACTCAGAACTGGCATCTACTGCCAATATGCTACGAGAGCAAGTTGCTCAGCTGAAGCAGAAGGTCATGAATCATGTCAATAGTGGGTGCCAGCTAATGTTAACACAGCAGTTGCAAACTTTTTGA